One region of Rhodophyticola sp. CCM32 genomic DNA includes:
- the dapA gene encoding 4-hydroxy-tetrahydrodipicolinate synthase → MFKGSLPALVTPFANGAVDFDTLKKLVDWHVTEGSNGLVPVGTSGESPTLSHEEHEQVIATVVETADGRVPVIAGAGSNNTAEAIRFVAHAKEVGADAALVVTPYYNKPTQRGLIAHYAALNEIGLPIFIYNIPPRSVIDMTPETMGELAKLPFIVGVKDATADIARVSKQRATCGPDFIQLSAEDASALGFNAHGGVGCISVTANVAPRLCAEFQAAIAKGDYATALTYQDRLMPLHEAIFVEPGVSGAKYALSVLGMCSDEVRLPLMGLEDATKAQIKDAMRHAGLIS, encoded by the coding sequence ATGTTCAAAGGCTCTTTGCCCGCATTGGTCACGCCGTTTGCAAACGGCGCGGTGGATTTTGACACGCTGAAAAAGCTGGTGGACTGGCATGTGACTGAGGGCAGCAACGGATTGGTGCCCGTTGGCACAAGCGGGGAAAGTCCGACGCTCAGCCATGAGGAGCATGAGCAGGTCATCGCCACGGTGGTCGAAACCGCTGATGGCCGGGTGCCGGTGATTGCAGGTGCCGGGTCAAACAACACGGCCGAGGCGATCCGCTTTGTCGCGCATGCCAAAGAGGTTGGCGCCGATGCCGCCCTTGTGGTCACGCCCTATTACAACAAGCCGACGCAACGCGGTCTGATTGCGCATTATGCGGCGCTGAACGAGATCGGGCTGCCGATCTTCATCTATAACATCCCCCCCCGGTCGGTCATCGACATGACGCCCGAGACGATGGGTGAACTGGCAAAACTGCCCTTTATCGTGGGGGTGAAAGACGCGACCGCAGATATCGCACGTGTGTCCAAGCAACGCGCAACCTGCGGCCCGGATTTCATTCAGCTTTCCGCCGAGGATGCCAGCGCGCTTGGCTTCAACGCCCATGGCGGGGTTGGCTGTATCTCGGTCACGGCCAATGTCGCGCCGCGCCTGTGTGCAGAGTTTCAGGCGGCGATTGCGAAAGGCGATTATGCCACCGCGCTGACCTATCAGGACCGTCTGATGCCCCTGCATGAGGCGATTTTCGTCGAACCGGGTGTATCAGGTGCGAAATATGCCCTGTCGGTTCTGGGCATGTGTTCCGATGAGGTGCGGCTGCCCCTGATGGGGCTGGAGGATGCCACAAAGGCGCAGATCAAAGACGCCATGCGCCATGCGGGTCTGATCAGTTGA
- a CDS encoding lytic transglycosylase domain-containing protein, whose product MRAFFLATVVALSTLQAKANPDAIGVALAAIGAQDFDLAAQAAARIEDEAGRDVVTWARLRARQGRFDEYVDFLDRNGDWPGLPLLRARGERNIPQGADPATVMDYFSPQPPETGTGSLRLAEALNTAGDTGAAQAEIIRAWTTMTLTTGEIETILAEYGPILRDHHIARLDNLLWEGEENRAQQMERFVPEGWQALAEARIGLRARRVGVDTLVAAVPDNLQSDPGLAYERMLWRVRSGFWDTAADLMRATSTSSEALGRPAAWGNRRASLARDVLREGDFAGAYNIASPHHIDPDDDYIRYADLEWIAGYAALRMGDPEQAIRHFSNFRDVVFSPISMGRAGYWLGRAYEAAGESDQAAEAYALGAQYQSSFYGQLAAERGNLPSDPHFLADETFGDWRQAPFMGSSVLRAALVLYEGGQVDLAERFLTHLTESLNRNQAGQLGDLALDLGNPHIALMIAKRAAQQGYEIMRAYYPVTDLARADLAAPPSLNLSIARRESEFDPGVISSAGAIGLMQVMPGTGRDQANRLGLGFSEARLLSDPAYNARLGSSYLADLTGEFGSNPILLAAAYNAGPSRARAWIERFGDPRSEAVDVIDWIEAIPFSETRNYIMRVTESLAIYEAQLTGNLAPPALTERLNMR is encoded by the coding sequence ATGCGCGCCTTTTTCCTTGCGACTGTTGTCGCACTCAGCACCCTGCAGGCCAAGGCCAACCCCGACGCGATCGGTGTGGCGCTGGCCGCCATCGGCGCGCAGGATTTTGACCTTGCAGCCCAGGCCGCCGCCCGGATCGAGGATGAAGCCGGGCGCGATGTGGTCACCTGGGCCCGATTGCGCGCGCGCCAGGGGCGCTTTGATGAATATGTCGATTTTCTTGATCGCAACGGGGATTGGCCCGGCCTGCCGCTGCTGCGCGCGCGGGGGGAGCGCAATATCCCCCAGGGCGCCGACCCGGCCACCGTCATGGATTATTTCTCGCCGCAGCCGCCGGAAACCGGAACCGGGTCCTTGCGTCTGGCCGAAGCGCTGAACACGGCGGGCGACACCGGTGCGGCACAGGCCGAGATCATCCGCGCCTGGACAACCATGACCCTGACCACCGGCGAGATCGAGACCATTCTGGCGGAATACGGCCCGATCCTGCGCGATCACCACATCGCCCGGCTTGACAACCTGCTGTGGGAGGGGGAGGAAAACCGCGCCCAACAGATGGAACGTTTTGTTCCCGAAGGCTGGCAGGCCCTGGCCGAGGCGCGGATTGGCCTGCGCGCGCGCAGGGTCGGTGTCGATACACTGGTCGCCGCCGTGCCCGACAATCTGCAATCCGATCCCGGCCTTGCCTATGAACGGATGCTCTGGCGGGTCCGCTCCGGGTTCTGGGATACGGCGGCGGATCTGATGCGCGCCACCAGCACCTCCTCCGAGGCTTTGGGCCGCCCCGCCGCCTGGGGAAACCGCCGTGCATCGCTGGCCCGCGATGTGCTGCGGGAAGGGGATTTCGCAGGTGCCTATAACATCGCGTCCCCCCACCATATTGACCCTGACGATGATTATATACGCTATGCGGATCTGGAATGGATTGCCGGCTATGCCGCCTTGCGGATGGGAGACCCCGAACAGGCCATACGTCATTTCAGCAACTTCCGGGATGTGGTTTTTTCACCGATCAGCATGGGCCGGGCGGGGTATTGGCTGGGCCGCGCCTATGAGGCCGCAGGCGAGAGCGATCAGGCAGCCGAAGCCTATGCCCTTGGGGCGCAGTACCAGTCCAGCTTTTATGGCCAGCTTGCCGCCGAGCGTGGCAACCTGCCCAGCGATCCGCATTTTCTGGCGGATGAGACCTTTGGCGACTGGCGCCAAGCGCCTTTCATGGGTTCCTCTGTCCTGCGTGCGGCGCTGGTGCTCTATGAAGGCGGACAGGTTGATCTGGCAGAGCGGTTTCTGACCCATCTGACCGAAAGCCTGAACCGGAACCAGGCCGGGCAGTTGGGCGATCTTGCCCTTGATCTCGGCAATCCGCATATCGCCCTGATGATCGCCAAACGCGCTGCGCAGCAGGGCTATGAGATCATGCGCGCCTATTACCCGGTCACCGATCTGGCCCGGGCCGACCTTGCAGCGCCGCCCAGCCTGAACCTGTCCATCGCGCGCCGCGAATCCGAATTTGACCCCGGCGTGATCAGCTCGGCCGGGGCCATCGGTCTGATGCAGGTGATGCCGGGCACGGGCCGCGATCAGGCCAATCGCCTGGGGCTTGGTTTCAGCGAGGCCCGGTTGTTGAGCGACCCGGCCTATAATGCCCGCCTCGGGTCAAGCTATCTTGCCGATCTGACCGGGGAATTCGGATCGAACCCGATTTTGCTGGCCGCGGCCTATAATGCCGGGCCAAGCCGGGCCCGCGCCTGGATTGAACGCTTTGGCGATCCGCGCAGCGAGGCGGTTGACGTGATCGACTGGATCGAGGCGATCCCCTTCAGCGAAACCCGCAATTACATCATGCGCGTGACCGAAAGCCTGGCAATCTATGAGGCACAACTGACCGGAAATCTGGCCCCGCCCGCGCTTACCGAGCGGCTGAATATGCGATGA
- a CDS encoding FliI/YscN family ATPase, with amino-acid sequence MTQDVFAPLVARIQQVQPCYSVGQVVEISASALRVSGLNRVAALGDVVALEGGLKGEIVRVEAAGCLVMAEGRMAGLRLGARVGHLGPRVIAPGAHWIGRVLDPDGAPIDGRPLFPGSAPRPLHAAPPPPTARRGLGQRLDTGLAVFDTVLPIAQGQRIGLFAGSGVGKSRLLSQLARGVGADIVVIGLIGERGREVRDFLEDTLGPEGLARSVVIAATSDRSALTRARAAHTMMTVAEYFRDRGAHVLMLADSITRFAEAQREVATATGEQASLRGFPPSMAQQIMSLCERAGPGAGAQGDITAILSVLVAGSDMEEPVADIMRGVLDGHVVLDRKIAERGRYPAVDLLRSVSRSLPGVASAEENRLISMVRRYLGAYDKTELMLQAGLYTEGHDLVTDAAVRLWPALDAFLASDSPGGAGAAFATLQTVLNAETRQADA; translated from the coding sequence ATGACCCAGGATGTCTTTGCCCCGCTGGTTGCCCGCATTCAGCAGGTGCAGCCCTGCTATTCCGTGGGCCAGGTGGTTGAAATTTCGGCCAGCGCATTGCGGGTCAGCGGGCTGAACCGGGTCGCGGCCCTTGGCGATGTCGTGGCGCTTGAGGGCGGGCTGAAAGGGGAGATTGTGCGGGTCGAGGCCGCAGGCTGTCTGGTGATGGCCGAGGGCCGCATGGCGGGTCTGCGACTGGGTGCGCGGGTGGGTCATCTGGGTCCGCGCGTGATTGCGCCCGGGGCCCATTGGATCGGCCGGGTTCTGGACCCGGATGGGGCGCCGATTGACGGGCGCCCGCTTTTCCCCGGGTCTGCGCCCCGCCCGCTTCATGCAGCACCGCCGCCGCCCACCGCACGGCGCGGTCTGGGCCAGCGGCTGGATACCGGATTGGCGGTATTCGATACGGTGCTGCCGATTGCACAGGGCCAGCGGATCGGGTTGTTCGCGGGCTCCGGCGTCGGAAAATCGCGGCTTTTGTCACAACTGGCGCGCGGCGTCGGGGCCGATATCGTGGTGATCGGGCTGATCGGAGAACGGGGCCGGGAAGTGCGCGATTTTCTGGAAGATACGCTTGGCCCCGAGGGGTTGGCCCGATCGGTCGTTATCGCCGCCACCTCGGACCGTTCGGCCCTGACCCGCGCCCGGGCCGCCCATACGATGATGACCGTGGCCGAGTATTTCCGGGATCGGGGGGCCCATGTTCTGATGCTGGCCGACAGCATCACAAGGTTTGCCGAGGCCCAGCGCGAGGTCGCCACCGCCACGGGGGAACAGGCCAGCCTGCGCGGCTTCCCCCCCTCGATGGCGCAGCAGATCATGTCGCTGTGTGAACGGGCCGGGCCGGGGGCCGGGGCACAGGGCGACATCACCGCAATCCTGTCGGTTCTGGTGGCCGGGTCGGATATGGAGGAACCGGTTGCCGATATCATGCGCGGGGTGCTGGACGGTCATGTGGTGCTGGATCGCAAGATCGCCGAACGCGGGCGGTATCCTGCGGTTGATCTGCTGCGTTCCGTCTCCCGTTCTCTGCCCGGGGTGGCCAGCGCGGAAGAGAACCGGCTGATCTCCATGGTCCGGCGTTATCTGGGCGCCTATGACAAGACCGAACTGATGTTGCAGGCCGGTTTGTATACCGAAGGCCATGATCTGGTGACCGATGCGGCCGTCAGGCTGTGGCCCGCGCTGGATGCGTTTCTGGCCTCGGACAGCCCGGGCGGCGCGGGTGCGGCTTTTGCCACTTTGCAAACCGTGCTGAACGCCGAAACCCGGCAGGCTGATGCGTGA